The Diabrotica virgifera virgifera chromosome 10, PGI_DIABVI_V3a genome has a window encoding:
- the LOC126893145 gene encoding uncharacterized protein LOC126893145, translated as MPESKEKKESEKLRKSRESVRNRLDTFAKYVDKIAIPGSSDNLPVTELSVRLDRAETIIEEFEVVQAKAKELLQPKPIICSNENANQSLVSDRNSSFNSGIKLPTLHLRQFSGNYSTWLDYHDCFDTIIVKNNDISDIQKFNYLKSSLSGTAEKIINSIKVSAANFTVAWKLLCDRYSNEPLLIHNHIKSIFNLKVVNRDSSKCLQHLIDGLTSNLRSLESLGEPVSTWDSIMIFIILEKLHPEIVTDWDKESRGNAPTSVKPTLDDLLKFLQHRADTLEKFEARSIKGGSSSKDYSHSSSHRSKTSTSQSFINNGASSDLCSHCNGPHKMSTCTSFQNLDVHARMREIKRVRACFNCLFIGHLNTSCKYGKCKKCGKKHHTLLHINAENSNSPNDTQSVSSDNQTPQTLSCHAVQNSFALLSTVTVLIPDRSGVKHNCRALLDSGSQSHFVTYSRVTKLGLSKEPADISVVGF; from the exons atgccggaatcaaaagaaaagaaagaatCCGAAAAGTTGCGTAAAAGTAGGGAATCTGTTAGAAATCGTCTCGATACCTTCGCAAAATACGTTGATAAAATAGCTATACCGGGGTCGTCGGATAATTTGCCGGTCACCGAACTTTCAGTCAGATTAGATCGTGCTGAAACAATAATAGAGGAATTTGAAGTTGTTCAGG CAAAGGCAAAAGAGCTTCTGCAGCCTAAGCCTATTATATGTAGCAACGAAAATGCAAATCAAAGTTTAGTTTCTGATCGTAATAGCTCATTCAATTCAGGGATAAAGCTCCCAACCCTTCATTTGCGTCAATTTAGCGGGAACTATTCAACCTGGTTAGATTATCATGATTGCTTCGATACAATAATCGTTAAAAATAATGATATAAGTGACATTCagaaatttaattatttaaaatcatCCCTATCGGGGACAGCTGAAAAGATAATAAATTCTATTAAGGTTTCTGCAGCTAATTTTACAGTGGCGTGGAAGCTTCTTTGTGACAGGTATTCTAATGAGCCTTTACTAATCCATAATCATATCAAGTCCATTTTTAATCTAAAAGTAGTTAATCGTGACAGTTCTAAGTGTCTCCAACATCTAATTGATGGATTAACTAGCAATCTGCGATCTCTAGAATCCTTAGGGGAGCCAGTAAGTACTTGGGACTCAATCATGATTTTTATAATTCTAGAAAAACTTCATCCTGAAATTGTCACAGATTGGGACAAGGAGAGTCGAGGTAATGCCCCTACGTCGGTAAAACCTACTCTCGATGATCTTCTAAAATTCTTGCAGCATCGAGCTGATACTTTAGAAAAGTTCGAAGCAAGATCTATCAAGGGAGGTTCTAGTTCCAAAGATTATTCTCATTCTTCATCTCATAGATCTAAAACTAGTACAAGTCAATCATTCATCAATAATGGAGCTTCTTCAGATCTGTGTTCACATTGTAATGGTCCTCATAAAATGTCAACTTGTACTTCTTTTCAAAATTTAGATGTGCATGCGCGCATGCGTGAGATCAAAAGGGTACGAGCGTGTTTTAACTGTTTATTTATAGGACACCTAAATACCAGTTGCAAGTATGGTAAGTGCAAGAAATGTGGGAAGAAGCATCATACGCTTCTCCACATTAATGCAGAAAATAGCAATTCCCCAAATGATACTCAATCCGTTTCTTCGGATAATCAAACTCCACAAACATTGTCATGCCACGCAGTTCAGAATTCGTTTGCACTGCTGTCAACTGTCACAGTCCTAATTCCAGATCGGTCTGGAGTTAAACATAATTGTAGAGCCCTTCTGGATAGTGGTTCTCAGTCACATTTTGTCACGTATAGTCGGGTTACCAAATTGGGTCTCTCCAAGGAACCTGCCGACATTTCAGTGGTCGGTTTTTGA